In the genome of Bacteroidales bacterium, one region contains:
- a CDS encoding RNA-binding protein: MNIFVAKLNYDTQEADLKVAFESFGEVSSLKIITDKFTGRSKGFGFVEMPDDEAAMSAIEKLNESELDGRTIVVKKAKPKENNSRYERRGNSSYNSY, translated from the coding sequence ATGAACATTTTTGTTGCAAAATTAAATTATGACACTCAAGAAGCTGACTTAAAAGTAGCTTTTGAATCTTTCGGAGAAGTTAGTTCTTTGAAAATTATTACAGACAAATTTACAGGTCGTTCAAAAGGTTTTGGATTTGTTGAAATGCCAGATGATGAAGCGGCTATGTCTGCTATCGAGAAGCTGAATGAAAGCGAACTTGATGGAAGAACAATCGTAGTGAAAAAAGCGAAGCCTAAAGAAAATAATAGTCGTTATGAACGCCGTGGCAATTCCAGCTACAATAGCTATTAA